GCCGACGGACAAACTCCTCGACTTCGCCCTATTCGTCGGCTTTTTCCCCCAGTTGGTGGCCGGTCCGATCGTGCGGGCCCGTGACTTCTTGGCACAGCTGGCCTCTGACGACCGGTCTCCGATCGACACCGGGCGGGCCACGCGCCTGATCCTCGGCGGCCTCTTCAAGAAGATGGTCCTGGCCGATGTGCTGGCCACCCGCCTGGTCGACGGGGTATTTGCCGACCCGGGCGGCGCCACCGGCCTCGAGACCCTGCTGGCTGTCTACGGATACGCGCTGCAGATCTACGGCGACTTCAGCGGCTACAGCGACATTGCCATCGGGATCGCCCTGCTGCTGGGCTTCCGCTTCCCGATGAACTTCGACCAGCCGTACCGGGCGCTCAGCCTCAGGGACTTCTGGCAGCGCTGGCACATCAGCCTGTCTTCCTGGTTGCGGGACTACCTCTACATCGGTCTGGGAGGCAACCGGCGGGGGAGGGCCCGCACTTTGCGGAACCTGATGGCCACCATGCTCCTGGGTGGCCTCTGGCACGGCGCCGGCTGGACCTTCGTTTTGTGGGGGGCATTGCACGGCCTGGGCCTGGTGGTCGAGCGGGTGGTCGCCGATTCAGTGGGAGAGGGGCGACCGGGCCGGATCGGCAGGGCGGTCCACGCCGTGCTCACGTTCCACCTGGTCTGCGCCGCATGGGTCTTCTTCCGGTCGGTTGACCTGGAACGCGCCCTGGAGGTGTTCGCCGCTCTGGGTGGCTCCTGGACGTCGGCGCCTGGTCTGACCTGGGGCGTCGTCGCCCTGCTGCTGGTGGGGGCCGGAACCCAGGTCGTTACGCCGGGTCGGCTGGACGGCGTGTGGGAGCGGGCCGGGCGGCTACCGGTCGCCGTGCAGGCCGTGGGAATCACCGTCGCGATCCTGTCCTTCGACGCCCTGGGCCCCGACGGCGTGGCCCCCTTCATCTACTTCGCCTTTTAGAGCAGCCGATCCTCCCATGACCGCGTAGCGGCGGAAGGCGTCGGTGAAGTGGGCCAGTGGGCTAATCGCATCATCCCATCGTCGTGCAGTGCAGCGGCTCGACCACGACGGTGATCCGCTTCTCCAGCGGCTGTGCGTGGTCTCTGGGGAAGGAGTCCTCGTCACGGTACTTCCGGGCCTGGGCGTCCAGCACCTCCAGCGCACCGTCGTGCTCGAAAGCCACCACCCGGCCGCGCACCTCCAGGTACCGCTCGTTGTCCGTCGGGTCGGTCGCCGACATGGCGATCCGATCGTCGTCCTGGAGGTTGCGCCACTTCTGGCGACCCTCCAGGTGGGGGAACCGGATGTGGGTCCCGTCGAAGCCGGCCCACACGGGGGAGACCTGGGGCTCGCCCGATGGCCCGATGGTGGCCACGTGCCAGACGGCCGGGAGGTCGAACAGGTCGCGGTGTGTATCAGGGATAACAGTCATGAGACGACGGTAGCCCTGGACTACCGATAGCGGCTCCGCTGGCACACTCAGCCGACGATGCCCTCTGCCTGCATTGCGTCGATTTCCGAGTCGGTTCGGCCGATCTCACGCAGAACCTCCCGGTTGTCGGCTCCCTTGGCCGAGGCAGAAAGACGCATTTCGACAGGCGTGCCTGAAAAGCGCGCCCCAGGGCGTGCGCTTCGGATCGTTCCAGCCTCCGGGTGCTCCCAGGTCACCACAGACCCGTTGTGCACTATCTGGGGATGTGTCAACACTTCCGACTTCTCGAGGATCGGTCCGCTGGGTACGTCGCTGTCGTAAAGGCCAGCCAGGGAATCGGCCATGGTCATCGACGCAAACGCCTCGGCAACCATCACTCCGTAGTCCAAGAGATTCTGCTGGTCATCAACAAACCCCTCGAGGCTGTAGCGAGAGTCATCGCACCACTCGGGGTGCCCAACGGCCCTGCTAACCCCGTGTATGTGGGCCGTCGACGCAGCGAAGTAGATGATCTTCCCGTCCAGGCACTCGGTCAGGCGGTACACCTCCGCCAGGGTCATTCCGGGGGAGACGTCATCGCCAACGAGGGTCTGGTCGACCATTCCGTCGTTCCAGAAGAAGGACAGTGTGGAGTCGAGCATTGGCACCACGACGTGCTGGCCGCCGGCGCCGCGCTCCCGGGCAAGGAGCGCTGCGGTGATGGCCTGGGCGACGGTCAACGCCGTGCTTTTGTCCGACACGATGTTTCGGACAAGGTCAGGGAACGGAATATCGGGGTTGACCTGGTAGGCCACCATGCCGGTCAAGCCCTGGATAACCGGGTCGAGCACTGGACGGCCACTATGGGGGCCATCTGGCCCGTAGCCGCTGATCGACACGTAGACGATGTCCGGCTTAACGGCGCGGATGTCCTCGTAGCCAATCCCCAGGCGTTCGCAGGCTCCGGGACGGAAGTTCTGGAGGAAGACATCAGCCGAGGCGGCGAGGTCCAGAACCACCTGGCGGCCCTCTTTACGGGTCAGGTCAACCGAGATCGACCTCTTGCCGCGATTCCCATTCAGGTAGAAGGCCGAGAGGCCACCCCGAGCATAATTGAGGCGCCGTGTCACGTCCTGGCCGACCACCGGTTCGACTTTGACAACCGCTGCGCCCTGATCGGACAGGAGCATGCTGGCGAACGGCCCGCTTACGATTTGACTGAGGTCTACGACACGGAAGCCGTCGAGTGGTCCGGGCACCTTGCCTCCATCCGCCGACATCTCGCCAGGTTCAGCGGGAACAGTAGTCGCAGCTCCCTAGATGCTCAGCGCTGGAGGCCGGCGGTTCGACGCGTCGACCACCACCCCATGATCACGACAAGCGTGGGGATAATGCCGACCACAATCGCCCCGTGACTCAGGACGTGGAATTCCGTGGTGGCCACGATGAAACCTGCGGTCACCCCAGCCACGGCCCCACCGCCGCTCATGCAGAGGTCGGCAAGTCCCTGGATTCCGACCCTGTCCGGTCCGGTGAATGTACGAACTAGAAGGGCCGAAGAAGCGATAAGACCACAACTCCAGCCAACACCAATGAGGAACATCCCGAGGAAGGCGCCTGCCGACTCGTGAGCGGCGTTGTGAGCGGCGACATCAGCCCCTACAGCCAGAAGGACGCCACCAACAGCTATCACAGGCCGAGGGCCTACCCGGTCGACCAGCTTGCCGACGATCGGGGAGAAGGCGTACATCCCGACAATGTGGAGTGAGATCACGAAGCCCACAACCTGAAGACCCTGGCCACCAGAGCGGAGGTGGAGCGGCATCATCGTCATGACGCCGACCATTACTGCGTGGCCGACCACCATCGATCCCACAGCGAGCCGTCCGTCGGGTGAGTTGAACACGGGTGTCACGAAGCCCCTAAGCGGTGTCCGTTCCCGGGGCTGGCCGAGCCCGCCTGTAACCACGAGTGGATCCGGTCTCAGGAAGAGGTGGACCGCTGACGCCGCAACCAGGAACAGGACCGCCGAGAGTAGGTACGGGCCGGCCAACTCGTCGAGGCCAAGTTTCGTAGCCATTGAGCGGAGTGGGCCGAAGCCGAGGATTGGGCCTAGAACCGAACCAAAGGTGGACCCCCAGACCAGCATGCCGATTGCCGATCCGGCCTCGGTTGCCATGTCGGCGGCTGCAAACCGGGCAGCCATATTCGCGGCGTAACCCAGGCCCACCACCGACATGCCGAGCACCAGGATGGGATACCAACCACTGAGAACGGCCGACAGGCAAAGTAGGGAACCGGTACTAGCTAGTACGTAGCCCCCAGCGATGCCTGGCCGTCGGCCCCGGGTGGCCATAAACCGCGCCAGGGGTATGGCCGTGAGAGCGGCACCCATCGTAAGACCTGAGGCTGCGACGCCGCCGAGAGTCTCGCTCCCGGACAGCTCCTCGCCGAGAATGGCTGCCGAGCTGTAGGCACTACTCATGGCAGCTCCGCCGGGAATGATGCCGCTCAGGAGTGTCCTAAGGGTCCGGCGTTGCAGTCGCTCCCGTTCCTCGTCCCCCAAGGCCGCCAGCGGGGAGTCCTGCATCGGTGGAAGCGTACGGCTGAGGCGACCTACCACACGTACCCGGCGACTACCGTCGGCCCGTGCCCACCTTTGCCTGCTTTGACGTCGAGACCACCGGTCTCGACCCGGCCGGCGGGCGTGTCATCGAGGTGGCCGTCGTACGCATCCAGCGGGACGGGACCCCGGCAGGGGAGTGGACCACTCTGGTGGATGCAGGGGCCACCGACCTGGGTCGCACCGACATCCATGGCATCAGGCTCCACTGGCTGGAGGGTGCCCCCAGCTTCGATTCGATCGCCGGGGACCTCGCCCACCAGCTCTCCGGATGCGTCCCGGTGGCACACAACGCCGGCTTCGACGCGAGTTTCCTTCGCTCCGAGTGGGGACGCGCCGGGTTGGGCCCCCTCGACCTCGAAGCCGTGGACACCCTTCCGATGGCCCGGCAGCTGGGCTACCCGGGGCGCCTCGGCCTTCTGGCCGAGGCGCTAGGAGTACCGCTGCACGACGCCCACCGGGCCCTCGACGACACCCGCGCCCTCGCAGCCGTGCTGGTGGCCCTGTTGGACCGCGGGGCTGTGGTGTCCTCGTTCCCAATCTTTGGGCCACCGTTGCTCACCCCAGCGCCCTCCGGCCGGGTGGCGCACCGGCCCACCCAGGCGGCCTGAGTCAACCGTGGCGCAGGACCTGCTGGTGCGGGCGATCCCGGCCCTGCTCGTCTTGCTGTCCGGGTGCAGCCAGCCGGAGCCGCTGCCCGTCGACGACCGCGCCGGCATGGTCCGTGTCGGGACGGTCATACCGTCCACCATGTCGGCCGTCGTGCCACCGGAGGCAACCGGTGCGCTGGAGGCGGCGTCGAACACCGCACCGGCGACGACAACCAGCACGCCGACCACGACGTCGGCCGTCCCGTCCAGTACCAGCGACGCCCAGCCGACGCCATCGACGACCGGGTCGCCCGACCGCTCGTTCACCGTCGCCAGGGCGACCGGCGAGTGGCTCGACACCTACCGGTCGCCTGTCGACACGGAGGTATGGTGGTCGCTCTCCAACCCGGGCCCCTACGACGGAGACCGGGTGGTACTGGTCCTGGACGAGCAGGACGACTGGCTGCTGGTGGACATGCCCGTTCGGCCCAACGGCACCATTGGATGGGTCCGACGGTCGGACGTGACGCTCACCACCCATTCGGCGATGATCCTGGTGGACCTGTCGGAGATGCGACTCTGGGCCTGGGAGGACGGCGCCCTGGTGGCAGAGGGTGCGATCGCCCTCGGTACCGATGAGACGCCCACCCCACCCGGCGACTACTTCGTGAACGAGATCCAGGAGCAGGACGACCCCGACACCCTCTTCGGTTCGTGGATCATCGGTACTTCCGGCTTCTCCGAGGTGCTCGGCCTTGTCGACGGCGGCGATCCCGCCGTGGCCATTCACGGCACAAACGACCCGTCGGTCCTGGGAACCGAGG
The window above is part of the Acidimicrobiales bacterium genome. Proteins encoded here:
- a CDS encoding MBOAT family protein; the protein is MADSSAPMLFPTITFAVFLTLVLAVHTVLLQRPTAWKATMLLASYAFYGWWDWRFLSLIWISTIVDFVAGRAIHATSDRGRRRLYLWCSLGTNLGMLGFFKYADFFVESFVDLLGDLGLNVSAGPLGIILPVGISFYTFQTMSYSLDVHRGVLEPTDKLLDFALFVGFFPQLVAGPIVRARDFLAQLASDDRSPIDTGRATRLILGGLFKKMVLADVLATRLVDGVFADPGGATGLETLLAVYGYALQIYGDFSGYSDIAIGIALLLGFRFPMNFDQPYRALSLRDFWQRWHISLSSWLRDYLYIGLGGNRRGRARTLRNLMATMLLGGLWHGAGWTFVLWGALHGLGLVVERVVADSVGEGRPGRIGRAVHAVLTFHLVCAAWVFFRSVDLERALEVFAALGGSWTSAPGLTWGVVALLLVGAGTQVVTPGRLDGVWERAGRLPVAVQAVGITVAILSFDALGPDGVAPFIYFAF
- a CDS encoding TIGR03618 family F420-dependent PPOX class oxidoreductase yields the protein MTVIPDTHRDLFDLPAVWHVATIGPSGEPQVSPVWAGFDGTHIRFPHLEGRQKWRNLQDDDRIAMSATDPTDNERYLEVRGRVVAFEHDGALEVLDAQARKYRDEDSFPRDHAQPLEKRITVVVEPLHCTTMG
- a CDS encoding CoA transferase — encoded protein: MSADGGKVPGPLDGFRVVDLSQIVSGPFASMLLSDQGAAVVKVEPVVGQDVTRRLNYARGGLSAFYLNGNRGKRSISVDLTRKEGRQVVLDLAASADVFLQNFRPGACERLGIGYEDIRAVKPDIVYVSISGYGPDGPHSGRPVLDPVIQGLTGMVAYQVNPDIPFPDLVRNIVSDKSTALTVAQAITAALLARERGAGGQHVVVPMLDSTLSFFWNDGMVDQTLVGDDVSPGMTLAEVYRLTECLDGKIIYFAASTAHIHGVSRAVGHPEWCDDSRYSLEGFVDDQQNLLDYGVMVAEAFASMTMADSLAGLYDSDVPSGPILEKSEVLTHPQIVHNGSVVTWEHPEAGTIRSARPGARFSGTPVEMRLSASAKGADNREVLREIGRTDSEIDAMQAEGIVG
- a CDS encoding MFS transporter, translating into MQDSPLAALGDEERERLQRRTLRTLLSGIIPGGAAMSSAYSSAAILGEELSGSETLGGVAASGLTMGAALTAIPLARFMATRGRRPGIAGGYVLASTGSLLCLSAVLSGWYPILVLGMSVVGLGYAANMAARFAAADMATEAGSAIGMLVWGSTFGSVLGPILGFGPLRSMATKLGLDELAGPYLLSAVLFLVAASAVHLFLRPDPLVVTGGLGQPRERTPLRGFVTPVFNSPDGRLAVGSMVVGHAVMVGVMTMMPLHLRSGGQGLQVVGFVISLHIVGMYAFSPIVGKLVDRVGPRPVIAVGGVLLAVGADVAAHNAAHESAGAFLGMFLIGVGWSCGLIASSALLVRTFTGPDRVGIQGLADLCMSGGGAVAGVTAGFIVATTEFHVLSHGAIVVGIIPTLVVIMGWWSTRRTAGLQR
- a CDS encoding 3'-5' exonuclease, with amino-acid sequence MPTFACFDVETTGLDPAGGRVIEVAVVRIQRDGTPAGEWTTLVDAGATDLGRTDIHGIRLHWLEGAPSFDSIAGDLAHQLSGCVPVAHNAGFDASFLRSEWGRAGLGPLDLEAVDTLPMARQLGYPGRLGLLAEALGVPLHDAHRALDDTRALAAVLVALLDRGAVVSSFPIFGPPLLTPAPSGRVAHRPTQAA
- a CDS encoding L,D-transpeptidase; this encodes MAQDLLVRAIPALLVLLSGCSQPEPLPVDDRAGMVRVGTVIPSTMSAVVPPEATGALEAASNTAPATTTSTPTTTSAVPSSTSDAQPTPSTTGSPDRSFTVARATGEWLDTYRSPVDTEVWWSLSNPGPYDGDRVVLVLDEQDDWLLVDMPVRPNGTIGWVRRSDVTLTTHSAMILVDLSEMRLWAWEDGALVAEGAIALGTDETPTPPGDYFVNEIQEQDDPDTLFGSWIIGTSGFSEVLGLVDGGDPAVAIHGTNDPSVLGTEVSLGCVRVHDDVVGRLARLPLGTPVEVRA